In Phaseolus vulgaris cultivar G19833 chromosome 7, P. vulgaris v2.0, whole genome shotgun sequence, the genomic stretch aaaatataacataCAAAGTCTCACTGtaacaaaatcattaaaaaaacattataccAATAATTAATGAttgtattgactaaattagatattattttgtataaaaaaattattagtatttgaagtaatttttattattaataaaatttataaagtaatttctaatttaatatctaattatatataaagattttaactacaaaattattaataatcaaAACTACTTTCCAtacaactaattttttaatatctaaaattaatatctaatttattaatttaaagtaactaattattttttatttataaaaattatttttatttaatggttttttttttaatgtcttATCATGATCATCACAACATGTGATTATCAcattctttttattaatttttttcttatttctttgcTAACATAATTGTTACATTCTTGTATTGTTTATCCTTGttgaaatgaaattttattctctTAATTATTTGCTCTGAACTTTGGATAATATTTTTGGTGAAAACCAATATAATCATAATACAATCAaatatagtttataaattttttaactcaatccaaattataaaaacaagcAAAATAAATCTTTCATCTATCAACCATACAACTATAATACTTCCATCAACCAAAAACCACTACCACAATTATTCAACATTTCAAAACTACACCAATCCAACAATTTCACATAAATACAAACTTTATACAATACAAACTTTATACACTCCAAATCTTCCATGCTAAGTTGCTCTCAATATTAACTACTTCCCTCACCTAAAAAATATTCAGCTATTCGAAGTCAAATCCAACAAGTGCAACATTTAACATATgaaactcaaatctaaaaaaccCTAATTAATCaagctaaaaatattattacaacTCTATAATAGATATTCATCTTCGTGAATTAAACTCTAGATGAAAAAAATCCTAAAGAAataccaaaaataaataaattattttaaacaaaattatgatTGTTAAATTATCTTTCTCTCTCAAAGTATCCTAGGATAAACTCTAATCTTGAAAGTAATACACTCATCTATTAGGATAATGAAGTTTGAATatatagttaaatttttttatttaagaaataaaatattcaaatccTATAAGTAACACTATTTACGAAAAAAAATCCCATGAAAcaatatatttgataaaaaaaatgttttaacttTAAGTTTATTGGCatagtttatttaaattagGACATTGCAAGTACCGTCTGGAATAAAAGTTAATGACTCTGACAGAGTTTGTTGTAATTTTGTATAACTAAAAACTGTATATTTATAACAGATTTAAAAATTGGGTCCTTGTACTATTGCACGATGTACCGTGAATATAGGTTCCTATTTGTATCGTGGGATAATTAGTTATTGCGTCCAAATTCTATATACAAACACATgcctaattttttatttatttaatttttatgatgATAGAAATGTAgtatacatataaaatataattttgtacgttaacattaaaaaacaaaaaataagtgTCGAGagtgattaaaaatattttatttatttattttatatgtaaaatttaGAATGAAAATGTGTaagattatgttttttttttatttaaaataaagaactataagaaaataatagagaaatcatataaaaacggtatattagtattaatttaaaaattaaaaaaattattttttaaataatttatatgaaataacaaaatacttcattaataaaataagatatattaaataagggtagaattgaaaaaaattatataaaaaaaaaattaaaaaaaattattataatagaaaatctctttatatatacatatagatgacattattattttttaaagttcttATCAACTTAATGTCAGAAATTTCTTTACAGATATATCACCATTCAATcgatttaataatttaaagtgTTTAACCGTTCATTCAAACACTTCGAAAGAACCAAAGTTCATTCTTAACGAcaataaaatgtataaattgaatttttatcATGAACataaaaattagttaaaaatttatcctgttttcttttacttttccaattaatatatttttttattatgtgtacatgcaaatatttaatatttatgttaaattttgatgtgaatttttaataattttagtcCCTTTATTGtatctatttttatttaggGATATTTGTCTTACTaactttctttattttctcttaATAAGCAATTAGAAAATCACatttcactttcttttcttcctttttctttcatatttatcttttttcataaattaaacaaaaagtAAATGTACAACATAAAACATTTCAGTATTATTTTcacataaataatttaaaaattcaaataaatatacGTTACAATTCAATAAAATTTACGTATATCACTAcaagttaaataaaaatataacatataaaacatttttttctcctCACAATGGCAATGCAAATCACCCAACAAAATggtaaaatagtaataaaaaacttacataataaaaatatagttaCAATGGAAAAGTTGAGAGcttttattagttttaatttgagatgattattacttttaattaattctATTGAATTTTTCAAATTAGCTATTGAGAATTTAAGGTTAAACTGTACTACTAATTAGTGGAATTAGGAATAAACAACTCTGAAGAGAGTCAAAGTATACTTGGAACACATGCATCaaatgaaattaataaatacatataagaaaaaaatatgaaatcaattCTGGTTAGTtatacatgaaaaaaattattaaatataaattaattttagggATCACAaatactatattaactaaattagatatgattttataaactaaataaattattaatatctaaattaatttctattattaataaataatttttaaattgatatttaactaCCAACAATTAAAGTATAAAGTTATTAGCTAAAACCCTGATAGCTAAccaatataattataatacaatcaaatatatatagtttataatttttttaaatcaatccAAATTATAAAACAAGCAAAATAAATCTTTCATCTATCAACCATACAACTATAATCCTTCCATCAACCAAAAACCACTACCACAATTATTCAACATTTCAAAACTACACCAATCCAACAATTTCACATAAATTCAAACTTTCTACATAACACATCATTATGACCAAAACAGTCTAAATCTTCCATGCTAAGTTGCTCTCAATAGTAACTACTTCTATCACCTAAAAAAATTCAGCTATTCGAATCCAACAAGTGCTACATTTAACGCAACTCAAACCTAAAAAACCCTAATAATAAAGCTAAAGGTATTATTACAACCTATTCATCTTTGTCTATTAAACTCTATATGCAAACaatccaaaagaaaaaaaataccaaaaggAAACTTATTCTAAACATTATGATTGTTCAATTATCTTTCTCACTCTGTAAGTATCCTAGGAGAGACTCAAATCTTGAAAGTAATAGACTCATCTATTAGGAACTTGAAGAGAAGCCATAAAAATACacattttcataaatataatgttttttataaaatgaagtttgaatacttaaatttttttatttataaaaaaattaatttaacaaataaaatattcaaaatttatcttATCTTTTTAGACAAACTAACTCCATTCTTACCCTAGAAGTAACACTGTTTACAAAAAATGACGtgaaacaatatttaaaaaaaaattgttttaactgTAATTTTATTCATAGTTTAAATTAGGACATTGCAAGTACTGTCTGGAATAAAGGTTAATAACTCTGACATAGTTTTGttgtaattttgtatatatttaaaaaaaaagatttaaaatttgGATCGTTCTAGTGTTCGGAGTTTTAGGTGCAGCAAAATATGTATATTTCCCTGAAAAGCAGGAAAGTGTGATAGTTGAACTCATTTGGAAGTTCGTTGTATCTACATATGACCGTATTAAAATGTACCTAAATCTATGTTTAGTTAAAGTTGGGCGTTCTGACACCTGGCTTAGCTATATTCTTTGGCCATGATGAGTTGATTGGTTGGATCCGGGAGATTGTGGTGTAGTGAAGTTTTGGTTCGTGTTTGATTAAGAGAATGAGATAAGATAAGATGATGATGAAAAGAAgcaagagaagagaagagaagagaagtaAATGAGAGAAAAAGTTTTTACGGGTGTTAGGGTTTAGTTAGATGTCGAAGGGTGGAGTTATGAAAATTAATACCAAGTTAAGTGAGCGTTGAGTGACGTGAAGTCTTTCATTAACTACTCTCATCTGCCCCCGTTCAGAGTTCATGGACCCTTCGCCTTTAAAACCTCACCACCCCCCTACCCTCTCTTATTATCATCcaaccttcttcttcttcttcttcttcttctctttctttctcaacCAATTCTCTAATCATCAACATGCCTCCAATCTTGCCGGATTTCTCCACCTCTGTCAAGCTCAAGTATGTCAAACTAGGCTACCAATACCTCGTCAACCACATTCTCACCCTCACTCTCATTCCCATCATCATCGCCATCTTCATCGAGGTTCTGCGCTTAGGCCCCGCCGAGATCCTCTCCCTCTGGAACTCCCTCCACTTCGATCTCCTCCAAATCCTCTGCTCAGCCTTCCTCATCATCTTCATAGCCACCGTCTACTTCATGTCCAAGCCTCGCACCATCTACCTCGTTGACTATGCATGCTTCAAACCCCCCGTCACATGCCGTGTTCCTTTTGCTACCTTCATGGAACACTCCAGGCTCATCTTAAAGGACAACCCCAAGAGCGTCGAGTTCCAAATGAGGATTCTGGAACGTTCTGGTCTCGGAGAAGAGACCTGTCTCCCTCCCTCCATTCACTACATCCCTCCCAAGCCCACCATGGAGGCTGCCAGAGGAGAGGCCGAGCTTGTCATTTTCTCCGCCATGGACTCTTTGTTCACCAAAACGGGCCTCAAGCCCAAGGACATAGACATCCTCATAGTTAATTGCAGCCTCTTTTCTCCCACTCCCTCTTTGTCCGCTATGGTGATCAACAAGTACAAGCTCAGGAGCAACATCAAGAGCTTCAACCTCTCCGGCATGGGCTGCAGCGCTGGCCTAATATCCATTGACTTGGCACGTGACCTTCTCCAAGTCCACCCCAATTCAAACGCCGTCGTTGTGAGCACGGAGATCATAACTCCCAACTACTACCAAGGCAACGAGCGAGCCATGCTCCTTCCGAATTGCCTCTTCCGAATGGGGGGTGCTGCTATTCTGTTGTCGAACCGTAGCAATGAACGTAGGAGAGCCAAGTACAGGTTGGTACACGTTGTTCGCACACACAAAGGTGCTGACGACAAAGCCTACCGTTGTGTGTTTGAGGAGGAAGACAAGGAGGGGAAAGTTGGGATTTCGCTTCAGAAGGATCTCATGGCTATTGCAGGTGAGGCTCTCAAGTCCAACATCACCACCATGGGTCCTCTTGTGCTTCCGGCTTCCGAGCAGTTACTCTTCCTTCTCACTCTGATCGGGAGGAAAATCTTCAACCCCAAATGGAAGCCTTATATTCCTGACTTCAAACAAGCGTTTGAGCACTTCTGCATCCACGCCGGTGGGCGTGCTGTGATTGATGAGCTGCAGAAGAATCTTCAGCTTTCTACCGAACACGTGGAGGCTTCTAGAATGACCCTGCACAGGTTTGGAAAcacttcctcctcttctctgTGGTATGAGCTGAACTACATTGAGTCAAAGGGAAGGATGAAGAGAGGAGATAGGGTGTGGCAGATAGCGTTTGGGAGTGGGTTTAAATGCAACAGTGCTGTGTGGAAGTGCAACAGAAACATTAAGACACCGGTTGATGGGGCTTGGTCTGATTGCATTGATCGTTATCCGGTTCACATTCCTGAGATCGTTAAGCTCTAGGAGGAGAATTGAATCAAAgaaggaaaaacaaaagaaaaggaaattaGTTATTACTTTGGTTTCAGTAATGAAATAGATGAGTACTAATAACCCTTCTCTGCTGTAGCCGTACCACAGATCTCAACATTTCTCAGTCATATTGGTCTTTTTATCATATCAAATCccactttttatttatatatttgttctCCTTTTTTTCCTGTTTATTTTCCAAACAGTTACAGGGCCTCTAGTGAATTTGCATAGACATGGCCAACGGGGGTAATTACATGTGTTTATTCATCAATATGTGCAACATGTAAGGGAAACAAAGTTTCAAATTCCAAGTTTGTGTTTATTGGAAGCTTGTAATGAGGACTTGAGATGTAATTAGAAGTGCTTTGGTTTGTTGTTATCCGCGAGATTGAGCAAAATGTATGTAGCAATAAGACTGTGAGGGTGTGTGTGAAGAATGTTATATTAATTGTGTTGTTGTAGTGATTGTGCGCTAAAATAATGGCGCCTGCTATTGATTAGTAACACCTACCATTACCAATCATAAAATTTCCTTCAGATACGCAGTTGGCAGGTCATGCTTTTTTTCCGATGTGGTTGTTTTCAATTGCTCTGGCGTTTGGTAGTGTGCATGCAATAAATTGATGGTTCCCTTGCCTTGCTCACTGGCTTTTGCCAGTCACTATTAGCAATGGGAGTTGTTGACAACTGTTTATTCGTAGCTTTTGGGCTCAACAGTGTTAAAGTTGGGAAAAATTCTCATGAAACATTTATTTACGACTTTACGTGAAAATGAGAATTGAAGTAGTGAGAGTCCAGTGGGGGAACACCACACATTGGATGTTCAACATGGGACTAGTAATAAATCTGCAGAAAACGGCAAATGGTGAAAGTgtttgaatatttaatttttttcggTGGACTCTATAACTGAACCAGCAACAGAATCTCAGCTGCTACTGGCACTTCAAAAGGGTCTTTTTGTTTCTGGAGACTTTCAGGAGATAGTGAATAGTCAACTTTGAAAAGAAATATATCATGCACAGATAACTAGTACTATAATTGTCAAACAGAAATTGAGGAATTGTATGTATAAGCAAATTTTGTAAAAAGCATTGTATATTATAGAAAGTGGTATATCTATTAACTATATATCTTTTAAACTATTCACATTAGTTACATAATTAGGTAAATATTTTGACTCTTAAGAGTAAAATATAATGATATTGATTTTTGATGATCCTTTTTATGGTAATTTAGTGGAAGGAAGAGAGAATGATGAGTAATTAAAGTAAAAGATTGTATAGGTATTTGTAAGAAAATAGGGAGCATGCAATGCAGCAGAATGGTTTGTCTTTTTGCTTTTATTAAGCAGGCATCTGTTAGAGTGTTATGGTGGgtattttgttttatctttgtGGGGGGAAAAAGGTGATCGAGAATAGAAAGTGCGGGTAAGTCACGTAGTTTTGTGGAAATTAGAGATGGTGAAAAGTGAagttgacgatccatccaccaaACTTTTCAAGACTCATAAAAGATGGTAAAAGCTACTAAGTGCTCTAACAGAAATAGAAGAAAGCCAAAACAAAACATGATTCAAATTAATACAGCTTTGTTAGTTCAAGAATCTCACTGACGCCATTATGGATATGAACTGGCAGGTCTCGCTCCAAAGGAGCAGCACCATTCATTACCAACCTTGCCTTTACTTTTTTCCATCAAATTactttttcaattttcattcaAACTCAAAATCTATACTTTAACATAGTAttatatcaatttataataataaatgtaacCGTGGTGTCGATAACTGAAAGTCAAACATAGATCAAGGTCGATCGACACAATCAAATTCAGTTAACGATAATCATATAAGTATGTATAAATTTCAAGAATCAGGTAGGTTATCATTCAGTATTGATAGCATGAAAGTCGAATATCGAAAATCTAATTTGAGAATCGGAATACCTTTTACAAGTATCATCCGAACTTGAAGTAGTTCACataaatgaaaagaagaagagtgaaagaaaaaaaaaattcaagtaaAAGGTAGAAAAAACAAACCGATTTAAAAGAAGAATAATCATTCTATTAATTCTAATTTGATTTGAGAACAATGAATCATTCAACTAAACCTTAAAAAGGAAGTATCGGATTTGTTCATACTCATCTTCTAATTATGATACGTCGTTTCTCATGTCCATTAATGCCGTTTTGGTGGATTAGACTTTTCTTTTTGCCTTTTATACAGAATAAAATGAGTGGGAAATGATATTGAAACAGCTGTGTATAGATTCAGCTACCATGCATGATATTGACTGCTGGTGCCAAATTAATAGCtccaatttgaattttattgatCCAGAAAGTACAATGaggacaaaaaataattatcccACGTCTTACTTTCTTTTATTCTCTTTCTCCGGGACCGGTAATAATAATCCTATTTAAACAACAATTCTTTCGTCAcatttttatacaattatattattctttttatattatttaattttaaatttatcttttattatatatatttatttataaatctaTTACGTTAAAGTGGTATATAATTCTAAGGATCGTCAAAAAAGTATCATTTTTCTTCGTCTAAAACGCATTAGAATTTAGAAGTTTAAGAGTTTCAGTATGTGTATATGAAAAGTTAATAATCTGTAAGTTGAGatttaatttaagaatttataattaaattgtagaataattttaataaattaaattaaactgcatcagtttaatttaattgaattatttaaaaaaaaattaatcactcAATATCagttcattttttttcaaaataatttaaatttttttattagaaaaaataaatgaattaatgGGACCATTTGAGGAATACTGCAATTGTATTAAAAAGGGTGGTGATACTTTCACACTACTAAGTGTTTATACATCCTTCTAATAActcaacaaaataatattttaattatatttattttatttaaaatgacattatattattaaaagagGTAAACTAATGTTGGTACTCTTCACTGTGTCAAagcatttt encodes the following:
- the LOC137827653 gene encoding 3-ketoacyl-CoA synthase 6, whose protein sequence is MPPILPDFSTSVKLKYVKLGYQYLVNHILTLTLIPIIIAIFIEVLRLGPAEILSLWNSLHFDLLQILCSAFLIIFIATVYFMSKPRTIYLVDYACFKPPVTCRVPFATFMEHSRLILKDNPKSVEFQMRILERSGLGEETCLPPSIHYIPPKPTMEAARGEAELVIFSAMDSLFTKTGLKPKDIDILIVNCSLFSPTPSLSAMVINKYKLRSNIKSFNLSGMGCSAGLISIDLARDLLQVHPNSNAVVVSTEIITPNYYQGNERAMLLPNCLFRMGGAAILLSNRSNERRRAKYRLVHVVRTHKGADDKAYRCVFEEEDKEGKVGISLQKDLMAIAGEALKSNITTMGPLVLPASEQLLFLLTLIGRKIFNPKWKPYIPDFKQAFEHFCIHAGGRAVIDELQKNLQLSTEHVEASRMTLHRFGNTSSSSLWYELNYIESKGRMKRGDRVWQIAFGSGFKCNSAVWKCNRNIKTPVDGAWSDCIDRYPVHIPEIVKL